Proteins encoded in a region of the Ancylobacter sp. SL191 genome:
- the ndk gene encoding nucleoside-diphosphate kinase: MALERTFSILKPDATQRNLTGAINAYIEKAGLRIIAQKRILLTRAQAETFYAVHKERPFFGELVDFMISGPIVVQVLEGEGAVAKYRDVMGATNPANAAEGTIRKDFALSVGENSAHGSDSLENAAIEIAQFFAGNEIVG, from the coding sequence ATGGCGCTCGAGCGCACCTTTTCGATCCTCAAGCCCGACGCGACCCAGCGCAACCTGACGGGCGCCATCAACGCCTATATCGAGAAGGCCGGCCTGCGCATCATCGCGCAGAAGCGCATCCTGCTCACCCGCGCTCAGGCCGAGACCTTCTACGCCGTCCACAAGGAGCGCCCCTTCTTCGGTGAGCTCGTGGACTTCATGATCTCCGGCCCGATCGTCGTGCAGGTGCTGGAAGGCGAAGGCGCGGTTGCCAAGTACCGCGACGTGATGGGCGCCACCAACCCGGCCAACGCCGCCGAGGGCACCATCCGCAAGGACTTCGCCCTCTCCGTCGGTGAGAACTCGGCCCACGGTTCGGACAGCCTCGAGAACGCCGCGATCGAGATCGCCCAGTTCTTCGCGGGCAACGAGATCGTCGGCTGA
- a CDS encoding TerC family protein, giving the protein MNYLEPLFWLALMKIIWINVLLSGDNAVVIAMACRSLPDKMRRTGMILGAGVAVGMRIVFTAIIAVLLGLPWLRIVGSLALMYIAVDLVVPEAEGEEGGVAAHDSLWRAVGTIAVADLVMSLDNVVAIAAVADGDWTLIIIGLVISIPMIIAGAALIMGLLARFPFLVWAGAALLGWVAGEMFVSDVKVLDYFGEAVVHHYEYAAAAAGAVVVLALGWALTRLRRGAHSSGTHA; this is encoded by the coding sequence ATGAATTATCTTGAGCCGCTTTTCTGGCTGGCACTGATGAAGATCATCTGGATCAACGTGCTGCTGTCCGGCGACAACGCCGTCGTTATCGCCATGGCGTGTCGGTCGCTCCCCGACAAGATGCGCCGCACGGGCATGATTCTCGGCGCGGGTGTCGCCGTTGGCATGCGCATCGTCTTCACCGCCATCATTGCCGTGCTGCTCGGTCTGCCCTGGCTGCGCATCGTCGGCTCGCTGGCGCTGATGTACATCGCCGTCGATCTCGTCGTGCCGGAGGCGGAAGGCGAAGAGGGCGGCGTGGCCGCGCATGACAGCCTGTGGCGCGCCGTTGGCACCATCGCGGTCGCCGACCTTGTGATGAGCCTCGACAATGTCGTCGCCATCGCCGCCGTCGCCGATGGCGACTGGACGCTCATCATCATCGGCCTCGTCATCTCCATCCCGATGATCATCGCCGGCGCGGCGCTCATCATGGGCCTGCTGGCGCGCTTCCCCTTCCTGGTCTGGGCTGGTGCGGCCCTGCTCGGCTGGGTCGCGGGCGAGATGTTCGTCTCCGACGTGAAGGTGTTGGATTACTTCGGTGAGGCTGTCGTCCACCACTACGAATACGCCGCTGCAGCTGCGGGCGCGGTGGTTGTGCTGGCGCTCGGCTGGGCCCTGACGCGCCTGCGTCGCGGGGCGCATTCTTCCGGGACGCACGCCTGA
- a CDS encoding TerC family protein, protein MDFSSPIFWVALLQIIWIDLLLSGDNAVVIALACRSLPEKQRKWGILLGAGAAVGLRIIFALVVSYMLGVPLLKVVGGLLLFWIAIKLVLDEGGEGHHVEGADSLWKAVRTIAIADAVMSLDNVVAIAAAARGHAELFIFGLLLTIPLIIFGSQLILKLISRFPILIWFGAALLGWIAGEMLVSDKIVLETMQGLGPNLVETIADPEDPVGLKPAPLPHYLAAVVGAAFVLAFGWIVKNRRSAAAVGSH, encoded by the coding sequence ATGGATTTTTCAAGCCCTATCTTCTGGGTAGCTCTGCTGCAAATCATCTGGATCGACCTGTTGCTGTCCGGCGACAATGCCGTCGTCATCGCGCTGGCCTGCCGCTCGCTGCCGGAGAAGCAGCGCAAATGGGGCATCCTGCTCGGCGCCGGTGCGGCGGTCGGCCTGCGCATCATCTTCGCGCTGGTCGTGTCCTACATGCTTGGCGTGCCGCTGCTGAAGGTTGTCGGTGGCCTGCTGCTGTTCTGGATCGCCATCAAGCTCGTGCTCGACGAGGGTGGCGAGGGGCACCATGTCGAGGGCGCGGACAGCCTGTGGAAGGCCGTGCGCACCATCGCCATCGCCGACGCCGTGATGAGCCTCGACAATGTCGTCGCCATCGCCGCCGCCGCCCGTGGCCATGCCGAGCTGTTCATCTTCGGCCTGCTGCTCACCATCCCGCTGATCATCTTCGGCTCGCAGCTCATCCTGAAGCTGATCTCGCGCTTCCCGATCCTCATCTGGTTCGGCGCGGCGCTGCTCGGCTGGATCGCCGGCGAAATGCTGGTCAGCGACAAGATCGTGCTGGAAACCATGCAGGGCCTGGGCCCGAACCTGGTCGAGACCATCGCCGATCCCGAGGATCCGGTGGGTCTCAAGCCGGCCCCGCTGCCGCATTATCTCGCGGCTGTGGTCGGCGCGGCCTTCGTGCTGGCTTTTGGCTGGATCGTGAAGAACCGCCGTTCGGCGGCGGCGGTCGGCTCGCACTGA
- a CDS encoding DinB family protein: protein MVQRYLNFADYNRWANARLYAAAARLSPDEFRADRGAFFGSVCGTLNHLLATDRIWLRRITGTGEAPNRLDAQLFDTFKDLAGARAVEDTRITDLAASLTPELLLAPITYANMTGVQFTQPFWTVLDHLFNHQTHHRGQVHTLLTILGGPEAGPSLDLIARQREIDIARPL from the coding sequence ATGGTGCAAAGATACCTCAATTTCGCGGATTACAACCGCTGGGCCAATGCCCGACTCTATGCCGCCGCCGCCCGACTGAGCCCGGATGAGTTTCGCGCCGACCGTGGCGCCTTTTTCGGCTCGGTATGCGGCACGCTCAACCATCTTCTGGCGACCGACCGCATCTGGCTACGCCGCATCACCGGCACGGGCGAGGCGCCGAACCGGCTGGATGCCCAGCTTTTCGACACCTTCAAGGATCTTGCCGGCGCCCGCGCGGTGGAGGATACCCGGATCACCGATCTCGCGGCGTCGCTGACGCCCGAGCTTCTGCTGGCGCCCATCACCTATGCCAATATGACCGGGGTGCAGTTCACCCAGCCGTTCTGGACCGTGCTGGACCACCTGTTCAATCACCAGACCCACCATCGCGGGCAGGTCCACACGCTGCTGACCATCCTGGGCGGCCCGGAAGCTGGCCCCTCGCTCGACCTCATCGCCCGGCAGCGGGAGATCGACATCGCCCGGCCGCTGTGA